Proteins from one Impatiens glandulifera chromosome 2, dImpGla2.1, whole genome shotgun sequence genomic window:
- the LOC124924965 gene encoding uncharacterized protein LOC124924965 — MDIEQVEMKSLGFCGTCKESFKLLLTWKKIFFQIILALILPLSLIFLTYEQASNFLFTRIMGDTINLDHISKGTRSYDVISRRISSEWLSYWVIKIFYFTFVLVFSLLSTAAVTYTVASIYARRDIAFRIVMSVVPKVWKRLVITFICTYLAFFLYNTAFVIFLVIWMSLLVQTSAGLPSLIIVSIVYLLGFAYLNVVWQLTSVVSVLENYKGFKAMRKSKELIKGKFWLGFFVLVFPGLVMVGIEVGFLILVINLNVVGVLVVRVLLGFLFVVLNLIAILYALVIEAVLYFVCKSYHNEVVDRPSLTTHLSREYNNDFSGTGSPKDVQMSDVNNV; from the exons ATGGACATAGAACAAGTTGAGATGAAATCGTTAGGTTTTTGTGGAACCTGCAAGGAATCCTTTAAACTACTCTTGACATGGAAGAAGATCTTTTTCCAGATTATTTTAGCCCTAATTCTTCCTCTCTCATTGATCTTCCTCACTTACGAGCAAGCTTCTAACTTTCTATTCACCAGAATCATGGGAGACACCATTAACCTAGATCATATCTCAAAGGGAACGCGTTCCTACGATGTAATCTCCCGTCGAATATCCTCCGAATGGTTGTCGTATTGGGTCATCAAGATCTTCTATTTTACCTTTGTTCttgttttctctctcctctcaaCCGCTGCCGTAACCTACACCGTCGCCTCCATCTATGCTCGCCGTGATATTGCCTTCCGGATTGTCATGTCTGTCGTTCCAAAG GTTTGGAAGAGGCTGGTGATTACATTTATATGTACATATCTGGCATTCTTCTTATACAATACCGCTTTTGTAATCTTTCTGGTAATTTGGATGAGCCTTTTAGTACAAACATCGGCAGGCTTACCGTCTTTGATAATAGTTTCCATAGTGTATTTGCTGGGATTTGCTTACCTGAATGTTGTCTGGCAATTGACGAGCGTTGTCTCGGTTTTGGAGAACTATAAAGGATTCAAGGCGATGAGAAAGAGCAAGGAATTGATAAAAGGAAAGTTTTGGCTAGGGTTTTTTGTATTGGTGTTTCCTGGTTTGGTGATGGTTGGAATTGAGGTGGGTTTCTTAATTCTTGTGATCAATTTGAATGTTGTAGGAGTACTGGTGGTTAGGGTTTTGTTAGGGTTCCTGTTTGTGGTGTTGAATTTGATTGCGATCCTTTATGCGTTGGTGATTGAGGCTgttctttattttgtttgtaaatCTTATCACAATGAAGTGGTGGATAGGCCGTCTTTGACAACTCATTTAAGCAGGGAGTACAATAATGATTTTAGTGGTACTGGATCACCTAAGGATGTTCAAATGAGCGACGTCAATAATGTCTAG